In a single window of the Microbacterium sp. SL75 genome:
- a CDS encoding fatty acid desaturase family protein: MGPIRQTYKGTTEFPPMAKAYTELSQVVRETGLLVRARRFYALVGTVLALGFGGAITGFVLLGDSWFQLLIAAALGILFTQVAFLAHEAAHKQIFSSGKANDRLALWLAAGVVGMSLSWWTSKHTRHHANPNRVGKDPDIEIDTISFIEVDAAKARGLQRWITQRQGWAFFPLLTLEGANLHFIGLRHLLSKEPVKGRWTELGLIALRFAVFVAPVFVFLPLGMAFAFVGVQLAVFGLYMGASFAPNHKGMAVIAPDAKLDFFSKQVRTSRNITGGWWATWLMGGLNYQIEHHLFPNMPRPHLSKARAIVKEHSQTLNVPYVETTLFESYGIVIRYLNQVGLAARDPFECPMTSAAARA; encoded by the coding sequence ATGGGACCGATCCGTCAGACCTACAAGGGAACGACGGAGTTCCCGCCCATGGCCAAGGCCTACACGGAGTTGTCGCAGGTCGTCCGTGAGACGGGCCTGCTCGTTCGCGCCCGCCGGTTCTACGCCCTGGTCGGCACCGTCCTCGCCCTCGGGTTCGGCGGGGCGATCACCGGCTTCGTCCTGCTCGGCGACAGCTGGTTCCAGCTGCTGATCGCCGCGGCCCTCGGCATCCTGTTCACCCAGGTGGCGTTCCTCGCCCACGAGGCCGCGCACAAGCAGATCTTCTCCTCGGGTAAAGCCAACGACCGCCTCGCGCTGTGGCTCGCGGCCGGTGTCGTCGGCATGAGCCTGTCGTGGTGGACCTCGAAGCACACCCGCCACCACGCCAACCCCAACCGCGTGGGCAAAGACCCCGACATCGAGATCGACACGATCTCGTTCATCGAGGTCGACGCCGCCAAGGCGCGCGGCCTGCAGCGTTGGATCACCCAGCGCCAGGGGTGGGCGTTCTTCCCCCTGCTCACGCTCGAGGGCGCCAACCTCCACTTCATCGGTCTGCGCCACCTGCTCTCGAAGGAGCCGGTCAAGGGCCGCTGGACGGAGCTCGGCCTCATCGCCCTGCGCTTCGCGGTCTTCGTGGCTCCGGTGTTCGTCTTCCTGCCGCTCGGCATGGCCTTCGCCTTCGTCGGCGTGCAGCTCGCCGTGTTCGGTCTGTACATGGGTGCCTCGTTCGCGCCGAACCACAAGGGCATGGCCGTCATCGCTCCCGATGCGAAGCTCGACTTCTTCAGCAAGCAGGTGCGTACCTCGCGCAACATCACCGGCGGGTGGTGGGCCACGTGGCTCATGGGCGGTCTGAACTACCAGATCGAGCACCACCTGTTCCCGAACATGCCGCGCCCGCACCTCAGCAAGGCCCGTGCGATCGTCAAGGAGCACAGCCAGACGCTCAACGTCCCCTACGTCGAGACCACCTTGTTCGAGTCGTACGGCATCGTCATCCGTTACCTGAACCAGGTGGGGCTCGCCGCTCGCGACCCGTTCGAGTGCCCCATGACTTCGGCGGCCGCGCGGGCCTGA
- a CDS encoding alpha/beta fold hydrolase, with amino-acid sequence MKKSTRLALLFPPVVIVGVLAATLATTAAVNAVATRAEAAEITPYGQRVPVGGRSMNVVVSGDHAETIVLLPGLGTAAPGLDFAPLIDQLDDTYRVVAVEPFGTGLSDQTDVPRTAANITSEVHTALEYLGVDRYALMGHSISGIYALTYVEAYRDEVTAFVGIDSSVPDQPGGDEPIATDSLALLNTLGLTRALRALAPDPYEGLPYGANEREQMRLLTNANSAAPTVLDEMAHASTNFADAGGRRFPADLPVLLFARVADDDVEGWVDLHRAQAASVDRGEMVPMAGEHYLHHTLSREIAEGTRRFVGG; translated from the coding sequence GTGAAGAAATCCACCCGCCTCGCCCTCCTGTTCCCACCCGTCGTGATCGTCGGCGTCCTCGCGGCGACGCTGGCCACCACGGCCGCCGTCAACGCCGTGGCCACCCGCGCCGAGGCCGCGGAGATCACCCCGTACGGCCAGCGGGTTCCCGTGGGGGGTCGTTCGATGAACGTCGTCGTGAGCGGTGACCACGCGGAGACCATCGTGCTGCTGCCGGGCCTGGGCACCGCGGCACCCGGCCTCGACTTCGCCCCGCTCATCGACCAGCTCGACGACACGTACCGCGTCGTCGCCGTCGAGCCGTTCGGAACCGGGCTGAGCGATCAGACCGACGTACCGCGCACGGCCGCGAACATCACGAGCGAGGTGCACACGGCGCTGGAGTACCTCGGCGTCGACCGCTACGCGCTCATGGGGCACTCGATCTCGGGCATCTACGCGCTGACCTACGTCGAGGCGTATCGCGATGAGGTGACGGCGTTCGTCGGCATCGACAGCAGCGTGCCGGACCAACCCGGCGGTGACGAACCGATCGCGACCGACTCCCTCGCCCTCTTGAACACTCTCGGCCTCACCCGCGCCCTTCGAGCGCTCGCCCCCGACCCGTACGAGGGACTGCCCTACGGCGCGAACGAGAGGGAGCAGATGCGTCTGCTCACGAACGCGAACTCCGCGGCGCCGACCGTGCTCGACGAGATGGCCCACGCATCGACGAATTTCGCCGACGCGGGAGGTCGACGCTTCCCCGCCGACCTCCCGGTGCTGCTGTTCGCGCGCGTGGCCGACGACGACGTCGAGGGATGGGTCGACCTTCACCGCGCCCAGGCGGCATCCGTCGACCGGGGCGAGATGGTGCCGATGGCGGGCGAGCACTACCTGCACCACACGCTCTCGCGCGAGATCGCCGAGGGTACGCGCCGCTTCGTCGGCGGCTGA
- a CDS encoding NADP-dependent oxidoreductase — protein sequence MSRVIRPRAFGGPDVLEVIEIDTPEPGPDEVVVRVRAAGVNPLDWKLYSGAFHDVDDDEKEEAGLTETLPALGMDAAGTVIAVGSSVEGTAVGDDVIVYPAHAAYADHVVAPVASLIPKPAALGWAEAGSLMLAGLTAAHTLAATGLGARETVLVHGGAGGVGLMAVQLARQLGARVIATASARHHELLRELGAIPVEYGAGLADRVRGVAPDGIDAAIDTVGTDEALDVSLALVADPARIASITGSDRRHGTGIKLLGYGPGQDAGTAYRLSFRERLAEFAASGQVRVVVAKTFPLSDAAAAHAFGQAGTGTGKIVLVP from the coding sequence ATGTCCAGAGTCATCCGCCCGCGCGCCTTCGGCGGTCCCGACGTACTCGAGGTGATCGAGATCGACACCCCCGAGCCCGGGCCCGACGAGGTCGTGGTGCGCGTGCGCGCTGCCGGCGTGAACCCGCTCGACTGGAAGCTCTACAGCGGAGCCTTCCACGACGTGGACGACGACGAGAAAGAGGAGGCCGGATTGACCGAGACGCTTCCGGCGCTCGGCATGGATGCCGCGGGAACGGTCATCGCGGTCGGCTCGAGCGTCGAGGGCACCGCGGTGGGCGACGATGTCATCGTCTATCCCGCGCACGCGGCGTATGCGGATCACGTCGTCGCACCCGTGGCATCCCTCATTCCCAAACCCGCCGCGCTGGGCTGGGCGGAGGCCGGGTCGCTCATGCTCGCGGGCCTCACCGCCGCCCACACCCTCGCGGCGACCGGGCTCGGCGCACGAGAGACCGTGCTCGTCCACGGCGGCGCGGGCGGAGTCGGGCTCATGGCCGTGCAACTCGCGAGGCAGCTCGGCGCGCGGGTGATCGCCACCGCCTCAGCCCGTCATCACGAGCTGCTGCGCGAACTCGGCGCGATCCCCGTCGAGTACGGTGCGGGGCTCGCCGATCGAGTGCGCGGCGTCGCGCCGGACGGAATCGACGCCGCGATCGACACCGTCGGCACCGACGAAGCGCTCGACGTCTCGCTCGCGCTCGTCGCGGATCCCGCCCGCATCGCCTCGATCACGGGCTCGGACCGACGCCACGGCACCGGCATCAAGCTCCTCGGCTATGGACCGGGTCAGGATGCCGGCACCGCCTACCGACTCTCGTTCCGGGAACGCCTCGCCGAGTTCGCGGCGAGCGGCCAGGTGCGTGTGGTCGTCGCGAAGACGTTCCCCCTGTCCGACGCCGCGGCAGCGCACGCGTTCGGGCAGGCGGGGACGGGGACGGGAAAGATCGTTCTCGTGCCCTGA